In Prochlorococcus marinus XMU1411, one genomic interval encodes:
- a CDS encoding bifunctional folylpolyglutamate synthase/dihydrofolate synthase — translation MKKANLKTFELLSPKHERENIKLGLSRIKKALQELGNPCANIPAIQIIGTNGKGSIAAYLESILFEAKRNFGVTTSPHLLDVCERIRVNKKNINKTDFEKIYRLIEKNFSIFELTPFEKIICCALNFFDHQKVELLILEAGLGGRLDATTAHKYRPIIAIGNIGLDHKEFLGDTIEKIAKEKLAVIEKNSIVISYNQNSQVENLITKKVKEVGAEIIWKDSISNSYEIGLKGIFQKQNASVAVGAIEALNNLGFNIKEKHISEGLKKTTWNGRLEIINYFNKEILVDCAHNYPAAKALSNERSNWENEDKGIYWILGVQRQKDIYAILKTLLKKNDRLLLVPVPNQPSWQLNDLSQIKEIDFQKTIEFKTFELAIEYLFSLKKWPPNHPVLTGSIFLVAEFIKFANKQKC, via the coding sequence TTGAAAAAAGCAAATTTAAAAACTTTTGAATTATTATCACCTAAACATGAAAGGGAAAATATCAAGTTAGGTTTATCAAGAATTAAAAAAGCACTTCAAGAACTTGGTAATCCTTGCGCAAATATTCCAGCGATACAAATTATTGGAACCAATGGGAAAGGATCAATTGCGGCATATTTAGAAAGTATACTTTTTGAAGCTAAAAGGAATTTTGGAGTTACGACATCTCCTCATCTTTTGGATGTATGCGAGAGGATTAGAGTTAATAAAAAAAATATTAATAAAACTGATTTTGAAAAAATCTATAGATTAATAGAAAAAAATTTTTCAATATTTGAATTAACTCCTTTTGAAAAAATCATTTGCTGCGCACTAAATTTTTTTGACCATCAAAAAGTTGAATTACTCATTCTTGAAGCTGGGTTAGGTGGACGATTAGACGCGACAACAGCCCATAAATATAGACCAATCATTGCTATTGGAAATATTGGCTTAGACCATAAAGAATTTCTTGGAGATACGATTGAAAAAATTGCCAAAGAGAAATTAGCAGTTATTGAAAAAAACTCAATTGTCATCTCATACAATCAAAATAGTCAAGTTGAAAATTTAATAACCAAAAAAGTTAAAGAGGTAGGAGCAGAAATTATTTGGAAAGATTCAATTTCAAACAGCTATGAGATTGGATTAAAAGGAATTTTTCAAAAGCAAAATGCCTCAGTAGCTGTTGGAGCAATTGAAGCACTGAATAATTTGGGATTTAATATAAAAGAAAAACACATATCTGAAGGTCTTAAAAAGACAACTTGGAACGGAAGGCTAGAAATAATAAATTATTTCAACAAAGAAATTCTTGTAGATTGTGCTCATAATTATCCTGCTGCAAAAGCACTCTCTAATGAGCGAAGCAATTGGGAGAATGAAGATAAAGGAATTTATTGGATTTTAGGTGTCCAAAGACAAAAAGATATTTACGCAATATTAAAAACACTTCTAAAGAAAAATGATCGCTTATTACTTGTTCCAGTTCCAAACCAACCTAGTTGGCAATTAAACGATCTCTCTCAGATTAAAGAAATTGACTTTCAAAAAACAATTGAATTTAAAACATTTGAACTTGCCATTGAGTATTTATTTTCCCTGAAAAAATGGCCACCTAATCATCCTGTTCTGACAGGTTCTATTTTTTTAGTTGCTGAATTTATTAAATTTGCGAATAAACAGAAATGTTAA
- a CDS encoding FAD-binding oxidoreductase, translated as MTSNSLKFLDKFKEVKNLEIIESQSDVKRLSKDFYNYSPILTERLDECIADLVVRPSDHKAVKAVAEICWEFSIPLTLRGSGTGNYGQAVPLFKGVVMQMSHFNKLEEFDPDTGFVKVQSGCLMGDLNKQLEKYGRELRLLPSTWKTATIGGFIAGGSGGIGSIRWGFLRDPGNLIGLEAVTINEKPDLLKFDAEESEPLNHAYGTNGIITSLLLATDIKRKWYSIVIDCIEFEKTIEILKTLTSAAIDLKLGAILEEEIVEQMPKWFKSNSRSHKILIQSTLGGTKTIELICKKFKVEFTLLGEEEKLVNGISEVVWNHTTLHMRSRDKNWTYLQMLLPLNDELELINFLRKKWGKKVLWHLEAVSQQGSPRLAALPVLKWNGLEELEEIMEDCKKLGAFIFNPHVLTVEGGGLGVVDADQVKAKLRFDPKGLLNPGKLEGWEVKEQFKN; from the coding sequence ATGACATCAAATAGTCTTAAATTTTTAGACAAATTTAAGGAGGTCAAAAACTTAGAGATTATTGAAAGCCAATCCGACGTAAAAAGACTTTCAAAAGATTTTTATAACTACTCTCCAATCCTTACTGAAAGACTAGACGAATGTATTGCTGATTTGGTGGTAAGACCTAGTGATCACAAAGCAGTAAAGGCAGTAGCAGAAATTTGTTGGGAATTTTCTATCCCTCTTACTTTACGGGGTTCAGGTACAGGCAATTATGGACAAGCTGTTCCATTGTTTAAAGGAGTTGTAATGCAGATGAGTCACTTTAATAAGTTAGAAGAATTTGATCCAGATACAGGTTTTGTGAAAGTACAGTCTGGATGTCTCATGGGAGATTTGAATAAACAATTAGAAAAATATGGAAGGGAATTAAGGTTGCTTCCTAGTACTTGGAAAACAGCTACAATTGGAGGTTTTATTGCAGGTGGGTCAGGAGGTATTGGGTCCATTAGGTGGGGATTTTTAAGAGATCCAGGGAATCTTATCGGTTTAGAGGCAGTGACAATTAATGAAAAACCTGATTTATTAAAATTTGATGCTGAAGAATCCGAACCTTTGAATCATGCTTATGGGACTAATGGAATAATTACTTCTTTATTACTTGCTACTGATATCAAACGTAAGTGGTATTCAATAGTTATCGACTGTATTGAATTTGAAAAAACAATAGAAATATTAAAAACTCTTACAAGCGCCGCAATTGATCTGAAACTAGGAGCAATTCTTGAAGAAGAAATTGTAGAACAAATGCCAAAATGGTTTAAAAGTAATTCTAGAAGTCACAAGATATTAATTCAATCTACTCTTGGAGGAACAAAAACGATCGAGTTGATTTGTAAAAAATTCAAAGTTGAATTTACCCTCCTTGGGGAAGAAGAAAAACTCGTTAATGGAATTTCTGAAGTCGTATGGAATCATACAACTCTTCATATGAGGTCTAGGGATAAAAATTGGACGTATTTACAGATGCTTTTGCCACTAAATGATGAACTAGAATTAATTAATTTTTTGAGAAAAAAATGGGGTAAAAAAGTTCTTTGGCATTTAGAGGCAGTTTCTCAACAAGGATCACCGCGATTAGCTGCTTTACCTGTATTAAAGTGGAATGGGTTAGAAGAATTAGAAGAAATAATGGAAGATTGCAAGAAACTTGGTGCGTTTATTTTTAATCCTCATGTTTTAACAGTTGAAGGCGGAGGTCTCGGAGTGGTGGATGCAGATCAAGTAAAAGCGAAATTAAGATTTGATCCTAAAGGACTATTAAATCCAGGGAAATTGGAAGGTTGGGAAGTGAAAGAACAATTTAAAAATTAA
- a CDS encoding amidohydrolase family protein, with translation MSNSGTAEVLIPRSLCLIEDIDNLIIDVEDLCSVSISWEDGYVSELKPLKNKVSKPKNILFPRFVETHSHFDKSFIWADFPNLESNYGGALSVNLEEHKTRTTDKVLERVEKSLKLAIQNGYRAIRSHIDTYKSQSIDIWIELFKLQKKFASDLTLQFVALAPLEFWDTSNGEELAKIFSSNGGILGGVIVPPFNKKNTSKFLAKMLLLASKYKLEIDLHIDESIIEPGAGIKVLLETIENLKINSIPITCSHLSSLIYLNHREILYLGEKMAEKNIKVIALPLTNFWLLNRSNKTTSLKRPVAPIKQLQKSHVDVSLGSDNVQDPWYPFGNFDPFYMLSCSIPMLQLNPWERMTISSIFLAPSRLLNLKWDGLIKKGCPADFVILDAQKWADIFSTNLKRKVYIKGDLYC, from the coding sequence TTGAGTAATTCTGGCACAGCTGAGGTTCTAATTCCCAGAAGCCTTTGTTTAATAGAAGATATAGATAACCTCATTATTGATGTAGAGGATTTATGTTCAGTCTCCATTAGTTGGGAGGATGGATATGTTTCTGAGTTAAAGCCTTTAAAAAATAAAGTTTCAAAACCAAAAAATATTTTATTCCCAAGATTTGTTGAAACTCATTCGCATTTTGATAAATCATTTATATGGGCAGACTTTCCTAATCTGGAATCAAACTATGGAGGAGCATTATCAGTAAATCTTGAAGAACATAAAACTAGAACTACAGATAAGGTTCTTGAAAGAGTTGAGAAATCATTAAAACTTGCCATACAAAATGGATACCGAGCTATTAGAAGTCATATTGATACATACAAAAGTCAATCTATTGATATTTGGATTGAACTGTTTAAATTACAAAAAAAATTTGCATCTGATTTAACTTTACAATTCGTTGCTCTAGCTCCATTGGAATTTTGGGATACTTCTAATGGAGAAGAGTTAGCAAAAATATTTTCCTCTAATGGAGGCATTTTAGGAGGTGTTATTGTACCGCCTTTCAATAAAAAAAATACAAGCAAATTTCTCGCAAAGATGCTTCTTCTTGCGAGTAAATATAAATTAGAAATTGATTTGCATATAGATGAGTCAATTATTGAGCCTGGAGCAGGAATAAAAGTTTTATTAGAAACAATCGAAAATTTAAAGATTAATAGTATTCCGATCACTTGTAGTCATTTGAGTAGTCTTATTTATCTAAATCATAGAGAGATTTTATATTTAGGAGAAAAAATGGCTGAGAAAAATATTAAAGTTATAGCTTTACCCCTGACAAATTTTTGGCTGCTCAATCGAAGTAATAAAACTACATCATTAAAAAGACCAGTTGCGCCAATAAAGCAATTACAAAAATCACATGTGGATGTATCTCTGGGTAGTGATAATGTTCAAGACCCTTGGTACCCTTTTGGTAATTTTGATCCTTTTTATATGTTGTCTTGCTCGATACCTATGCTTCAACTAAATCCCTGGGAGAGAATGACTATATCTTCTATTTTTTTAGCTCCAAGCAGATTATTAAATTTAAAATGGGATGGTTTAATTAAAAAGGGTTGCCCTGCTGACTTTGTAATTCTGGATGCACAAAAATGGGCAGATATTTTTTCGACTAACTTAAAGAGAAAAGTATATATAAAAGGCGATTTATATTGCTAA
- the miaB gene encoding tRNA (N6-isopentenyl adenosine(37)-C2)-methylthiotransferase MiaB, with translation MLTKTKPDEKIFQNNSTTGSYWITTFGCQMNKADSERMAGTLEKMGYTRADNELNADLVLYNTCTIRDNAEQKVYSFLGRQAKRKHKTPSLKLVVAGCLAQQEGESLLRRVPELDLVMGPQHVNNLENLLGKIDLGNQVAATEETYISEDITSARRESSICGWVNIIYGCNERCSYCVVPSVRGKEQSRYPNAIKSEIQKLADDNFKEITLLGQNIDAYGRDLPGTTKEGRKENTLTDLLYYIHDVKGISRIRFATSHPRYFSKRLIQACYELDKVCEHFHIPFQSGNDEILKQMSRGYTIKKYKNIIENIRSLMPDASITADAIVAFPGETEQQYQDTLKLISDIGFDQVNTAAYSPRPNTPAAVWSNQLSEEVKKARLQEINALVEKTARSRNQRYINKIERVLIEGLNPKNSSQIMGRTRSNRLTFVEIPKNINFNFSLGDEINVRINEARPFSLTGELYL, from the coding sequence GTGCTAACAAAAACAAAACCAGACGAAAAAATTTTTCAAAATAATTCAACTACTGGCAGTTATTGGATAACCACATTTGGATGCCAAATGAACAAGGCTGATTCTGAGAGAATGGCTGGGACATTAGAGAAAATGGGATATACCAGAGCAGATAACGAATTAAATGCCGATTTGGTCTTATACAATACATGCACAATAAGAGATAATGCGGAGCAAAAAGTTTATAGCTTTCTAGGAAGACAAGCAAAAAGAAAGCACAAAACACCTAGCTTAAAACTTGTTGTTGCAGGTTGCCTTGCTCAGCAAGAGGGAGAGTCCTTACTAAGAAGAGTCCCAGAACTTGATCTGGTCATGGGGCCTCAACATGTAAATAATCTTGAGAATCTTCTGGGTAAAATTGATTTAGGAAATCAAGTTGCTGCAACAGAAGAAACCTACATTTCTGAAGACATTACAAGTGCAAGAAGAGAAAGCTCTATTTGTGGCTGGGTGAATATCATATATGGATGTAATGAAAGATGTTCATATTGCGTAGTCCCCTCTGTCAGAGGAAAAGAGCAATCAAGATATCCAAATGCAATAAAAAGTGAGATCCAAAAATTAGCTGATGATAATTTTAAAGAAATTACTCTTTTAGGGCAGAACATTGATGCTTATGGTAGAGACCTTCCAGGAACTACAAAAGAGGGGAGAAAAGAGAATACCCTAACTGATCTTTTATATTATATTCATGATGTTAAAGGAATTAGCAGAATAAGATTTGCTACTAGTCATCCAAGATATTTTTCAAAAAGGTTGATTCAAGCTTGTTATGAACTTGATAAAGTTTGTGAACATTTCCATATTCCCTTCCAAAGTGGAAATGATGAAATTTTGAAGCAAATGTCCAGAGGATATACTATCAAAAAGTATAAAAATATTATCGAGAATATAAGATCATTAATGCCAGATGCATCAATCACAGCTGACGCAATAGTTGCTTTCCCAGGAGAAACCGAACAACAATATCAAGATACATTAAAGCTGATATCAGATATTGGCTTTGATCAAGTAAATACAGCAGCATATTCTCCAAGACCAAATACGCCTGCAGCAGTTTGGTCGAATCAACTTTCGGAAGAAGTAAAAAAAGCTAGACTTCAGGAAATTAATGCTTTGGTTGAGAAAACTGCTAGGAGTAGAAACCAAAGATACATCAACAAAATCGAAAGAGTTTTAATTGAGGGTTTAAATCCAAAAAATTCCTCTCAAATTATGGGTAGAACTAGGTCAAATAGATTAACTTTCGTAGAGATTCCAAAAAACATCAACTTTAATTTTTCATTGGGAGATGAAATTAATGTCAGAATAAATGAAGCAAGACCTTTTTCTTTAACAGGTGAACTTTATTTATAA
- a CDS encoding D-alanine--D-alanine ligase family protein → MIGVNKKCIGLIFGGNSNEHEVSISSAKTVFRAFNSKINKQRFNLKAFYIDKYGDWINSDLSEKILIGETENITTKQQGITNREKINFLDGIEFQNIDVWFPLLHGFNGEDGSIHGLLKFTQKPLVGCGIVGSALGMDKIIMKTIFSNLKLPQVNYLVFQNEDLKNKEVKNRMINKILKKLNFPIFVKPSNSGSSLGISKVTNKSEILQAIEKAWEIDTRILVEEGLEAREIECGIIGKSKLLTSEIGEVKYESDWYDYDSKYNLNNKITIPAEINSKVAEQIKNIAIQSCRALNIFGFARVDFFLEKSSNKVFLNEINTIPGFTKNSMFPMLWKASGLNIEQLVAKLVDISLDL, encoded by the coding sequence ATGATCGGGGTAAATAAAAAATGTATTGGGTTAATATTTGGCGGGAATTCCAATGAACATGAAGTATCGATATCCTCGGCAAAAACGGTTTTTAGAGCCTTTAATTCAAAAATAAACAAACAACGCTTTAATCTTAAAGCCTTCTATATAGACAAATATGGAGATTGGATTAATAGTGATCTCTCAGAAAAAATCCTCATTGGGGAGACTGAGAATATTACAACAAAACAACAAGGAATTACTAATCGAGAAAAAATTAACTTTTTAGACGGTATTGAATTTCAAAATATTGATGTTTGGTTTCCTCTTTTGCATGGATTTAATGGTGAAGACGGATCAATTCATGGCTTATTGAAATTTACTCAAAAACCTTTAGTCGGATGTGGAATTGTAGGCTCTGCATTAGGAATGGATAAAATTATAATGAAGACAATTTTTTCTAACCTCAAACTTCCACAAGTTAATTATCTAGTTTTTCAGAATGAAGATCTCAAGAATAAAGAAGTCAAAAATAGGATGATTAATAAGATTTTAAAAAAATTAAATTTTCCTATTTTTGTTAAACCATCTAACTCCGGATCCTCTCTTGGCATCTCAAAAGTCACAAATAAATCAGAAATATTACAAGCAATAGAAAAGGCATGGGAAATTGATACAAGAATTTTAGTAGAAGAAGGTTTAGAAGCAAGAGAAATTGAATGCGGAATAATTGGAAAATCAAAACTCTTAACCTCTGAAATAGGCGAAGTAAAGTACGAAAGTGATTGGTATGATTACGATTCAAAATATAACTTAAATAATAAGATAACTATCCCAGCCGAAATAAATTCTAAAGTCGCTGAACAAATTAAGAATATTGCTATTCAAAGTTGCAGAGCTCTAAATATTTTTGGTTTTGCAAGAGTAGATTTCTTTCTAGAAAAATCTTCAAATAAAGTTTTTTTAAATGAAATAAATACAATTCCTGGTTTCACAAAAAACAGTATGTTTCCAATGCTTTGGAAAGCTTCAGGTTTAAATATTGAGCAACTTGTGGCTAAACTGGTAGACATATCTCTAGATTTATAA
- a CDS encoding cell division protein FtsQ/DivIB encodes MKNPKKIKNKFSLFLILFTTSLISLKTLKEVNISDIRISGSKLLSQNDLVKNSSLKLPIRLIFIRTNFLEKELKQNLSLKHVSVSRHIFPFGLKVFVNTRTPIAYGEKIFNDEKILGFIDKDGVFIKKQNADNTKFTDLTVRVFGWKRKFKKVLSEILISREKYEFEVVKITFSPSGFLTVEEKDLKTIFLGFNPNLITYQLQIINNLKNEYKKNNFSEKIDNIDLTDPNKPKIKVFKP; translated from the coding sequence GTGAAAAACCCAAAAAAAATTAAAAATAAATTCTCTTTATTTCTAATTTTATTTACCACAAGTTTAATAAGCCTAAAAACCCTAAAAGAGGTCAATATAAGCGACATTAGGATCTCTGGTAGTAAATTATTATCACAGAATGATTTAGTGAAAAATTCATCTTTAAAATTGCCAATCAGGTTAATTTTTATTAGAACTAATTTTTTAGAAAAAGAGTTAAAGCAAAATTTGTCGCTCAAGCATGTTTCAGTAAGCAGACATATATTTCCCTTTGGTTTGAAAGTTTTTGTTAATACTAGAACTCCGATAGCTTACGGCGAAAAAATATTTAATGATGAAAAAATATTAGGTTTTATTGATAAAGATGGGGTTTTTATCAAAAAACAAAATGCAGACAATACAAAATTTACCGATTTAACTGTACGAGTTTTTGGTTGGAAAAGAAAATTTAAAAAAGTATTATCTGAAATTTTAATTTCACGAGAGAAATATGAATTTGAGGTCGTAAAAATAACTTTTTCACCCAGTGGATTTCTAACTGTTGAGGAAAAAGATTTAAAAACAATATTTTTAGGATTTAACCCTAATTTAATCACTTATCAATTACAGATAATCAATAATCTAAAAAATGAATACAAGAAAAATAACTTTTCTGAAAAAATTGATAATATTGATCTTACTGATCCAAATAAACCAAAAATAAAAGTGTTCAAACCCTAA
- the ftsZ gene encoding cell division protein FtsZ — protein MSFGNNPNFDQSREILPSQNAKIEVIGVGGGGSNAVNRMIDSNLEGVSFRVLNTDAQALLQSSAQRRVQLGQNLTRGLGAGGNPSIGQKAAEESRDELQQSLEGADLVFIAAGMGGGTGTGAAPVVAEVAKQSGALTIGIVTKPFSFEGKRRMRQAEEGIARLAENVDTLIVIPNDRLKEVSSGASIQEAFRNADDVLRMGVQGISEVITRPGEVNLDFADVRSVMTEAGTALLGVGIGSGRSRAIEAAQAAINSPLLEAGRIDGAKGCLVNITGGRDLTLDDVNSVGEVISDVVDQDANIIVGQAVNEDMDGEIQVTVIATGFDTNQPLKQQRIRNRLSNQSFYSDSNNKDTGASIPEFLKLRQNKKDIN, from the coding sequence ATGAGCTTCGGTAACAATCCAAACTTTGATCAATCGAGAGAAATCCTTCCAAGCCAAAACGCCAAAATAGAAGTAATTGGTGTAGGCGGAGGCGGAAGTAACGCTGTAAACAGAATGATTGATAGTAATCTTGAAGGCGTTTCATTCAGAGTTCTCAATACTGATGCTCAAGCCTTACTACAGTCATCTGCTCAAAGGAGAGTCCAATTAGGTCAAAACTTAACAAGAGGACTAGGAGCTGGAGGTAATCCAAGTATCGGTCAAAAGGCCGCAGAAGAATCCAGAGATGAGCTGCAACAATCATTAGAGGGTGCTGACTTGGTTTTTATAGCAGCTGGAATGGGTGGAGGTACTGGGACGGGAGCAGCCCCAGTTGTCGCTGAAGTAGCAAAGCAAAGCGGTGCATTAACAATTGGCATAGTAACTAAACCCTTTTCTTTCGAAGGGAAAAGGAGAATGCGTCAAGCAGAAGAAGGAATTGCAAGGTTGGCAGAAAATGTTGATACTCTTATTGTCATCCCTAACGATCGGTTAAAAGAGGTTTCATCGGGCGCCTCTATTCAAGAAGCATTTAGGAATGCAGATGATGTTCTAAGAATGGGAGTCCAAGGTATAAGTGAAGTAATAACCCGCCCAGGCGAGGTTAATCTTGACTTTGCTGATGTCAGATCAGTCATGACAGAAGCTGGTACAGCTCTTCTTGGGGTAGGTATTGGTTCTGGCAGATCACGAGCGATAGAGGCTGCTCAAGCAGCAATTAATAGTCCATTATTAGAAGCAGGAAGGATTGATGGTGCAAAAGGTTGCCTTGTGAATATCACTGGAGGGAGAGATTTAACCCTTGATGATGTGAACTCAGTAGGAGAAGTTATTAGCGATGTTGTAGATCAGGATGCGAATATAATCGTTGGTCAAGCAGTGAACGAAGACATGGATGGTGAGATACAAGTCACCGTAATTGCAACTGGCTTTGATACAAACCAACCATTGAAGCAACAAAGAATAAGAAATAGATTATCAAATCAATCTTTTTATAGTGATTCGAACAACAAAGATACTGGAGCGAGTATTCCAGAATTTTTGAAATTAAGGCAGAATAAAAAAGATATAAATTAA